The Arvicola amphibius chromosome 11, mArvAmp1.2, whole genome shotgun sequence genome has a segment encoding these proteins:
- the LOC119825922 gene encoding NADH dehydrogenase [ubiquinone] iron-sulfur protein 5-like, with translation MPFFDVQKKLGISFDRHFVFPSAEQPFKIPARCHAFEKEWIECAHGIGATRAQKECRIDYEDFEECYLRYKTMKRLGEIKRQRDKLVKEGKYTPPPHHMGQDKPRP, from the coding sequence ATGCCTTTCTTTGATGTACAGAAAAAGCTGGGCATTAGCTTCGATCGCCACTTCGTATTCCCAAGCGCTGAGCAGCCCTTCAAGATTCCCGCCCGATGCCATGCTTTCGAAAAAGAGTGGATAGAGTGTGCACATGGCATCGGTGCTACCCGGGCTCAAAAAGAGTGCAGGATAGATTATGAAGATTTCGAGGAATGTTATCTTCGGTATAAAACGATGAAGCGCCTGGGTGAAATCAAACGACAGCGGGATAAGCTGGTTAAAGAGGGAAAATACACCCCTCCACCTCACCACATGGGCCAGGACAAACCCAGGCCCTGA